CAAACCGATTTAGGTAATTGAGTTTCAGTAGCAAATCGTTCAATAATTCGCTGAGGCTCAAACCTAATTGTTTCATCGGCAGTAGGGTAAAAAGGCTCTCGTAAGGGTACATTAATATGTACAGGCCCTTTAGGGAAAGCATTAGCCAAATTAACGGCCTCATTCACGACTCGTTGGATATGCCACTGAGCATCGGGGTGAGTATAATCGGTGCCGAGGCTCCATGAGGCCTTCACATGTTTGCCAAAGATAGTATCCTGAAAAATTGTTTGGCCATCATGCTGATGAATCCATTCTGCGGGGCGATCGGCAGTAAGAATGATAAGAGGAATTTCCTGAAAAAAAGCTTCAGCTACCGCTGGGGCATAATTGTATGCCGCCGAGCCAGAGGTACAGCAAATAGCCACGGGCCGCTCAGACACCTGAGCCATACCCATAGCGATAAAAGCAGCCGATCGTTCATCCGAAATTGAGCGAGTCCGAATTTTGGGATGCCTAACTAGTGCAATTGTAAGAGGGGCATTTCTTGAACCAGGTGAAATAACCGCTTCGGTTACGCCTTTCTGAGCAAGTATTTCGGCAATATTGATAATGGGTTGTAAAATCGCCATGATGATATATGCTAAAGATGGGTAAGTCTTATCATAAAAAAAGCCTCTAAAAGAGGCTCAAAAATGCAATCTATAAAGCATCTTATCCTAAATAGGTTTTGAGTGCTTTACTACGTGAAGTATGTCTTAAACGACGAATCGCTTTTTCTTTGATTTGACGAACACGTTCGCGAGTCAAGTTAAATTTCTCACCGATTTCTTCCAGAGTCATGGCATGCTCACCATTCAATCCGAAATACAAAGTTACGACATCAGCCTCACGCTGAGTAAGGGTAGATAAAGCACGTTGTACCTCACGACGAAGCGAGTCATTAATTAAGCCGCTGTCAGGTTTGTCTTCACCGTCATTTTCCAAAACGTCCAAAAGAGAGTTTTCTTCACCTTGTACAAATGGGGCATCCATAGATACATGACGGCCAGAGATTTTTAGGGTATCTACAACTTCGCCAGTTGTGATTTCTAATACTTCGGCCAATTCTTCTGGCGTAGGCTCACGTTCAAACTTTTGTTCAAGTTCAGAAAACGTTTTAGAAATTTTATTCAATGAACCAACCCTGTTCAATGGCAAACGAACAATACGAGACTGCTCGGCCAAAGCCTGAAGGATTGATTGACGAATCCACCATACTGCGTAAGATATAAATTTAAAACCACGAGTCTCATCGAAACGTTGTGCAGCCTTAATCAAACCTAAATTACCTTCATTGATAAGGTCACCTAAGCTTAGACCTTGGTTTTGATATTGTTTAGCAACGGACACTACAAAACGAAGGTTGGCCTTCGTTAGTCTTTCCAAAGAAAGTTGGTCTCCTTCACGAATCTTCTGAGCTAAAATAACCTCCTCCTCTGGCGTTAGCAAATCTACC
The DNA window shown above is from Flectobacillus major DSM 103 and carries:
- a CDS encoding sigma-70 family RNA polymerase sigma factor yields the protein MRQLKISKQITNRESQSLDKYLQEIGKVDLLTPEEEVILAQKIREGDQLSLERLTKANLRFVVSVAKQYQNQGLSLGDLINEGNLGLIKAAQRFDETRGFKFISYAVWWIRQSILQALAEQSRIVRLPLNRVGSLNKISKTFSELEQKFEREPTPEELAEVLEITTGEVVDTLKISGRHVSMDAPFVQGEENSLLDVLENDGEDKPDSGLINDSLRREVQRALSTLTQREADVVTLYFGLNGEHAMTLEEIGEKFNLTRERVRQIKEKAIRRLRHTSRSKALKTYLG